CAGGGAGTCCCCAGGGACATCCTCAACCCCTATGGCAACTCCTTTCCCAAAGGGGAGTAGAACGCAAAAGGGGTcacattttctttccctctcaggACTTGGCTCTGCAGGAGCTTAAGCTCCTGACGGTGGGGCTATCTCCCTCCcctatcatctctctctctctagtgtGGCCACTAACCTCAAGGCAGGGTCAGTCCCACAATCACGTGAAGCCCTCACGTTTGCAAGATTTGCAGAAAGGGGCTGTTAGCTTTGATCTCCCAGGGAGCCGCCAAGCTTGTCAGTCCCTCCCCAGGAATTCACATGCCTCTGCCATACAAGCTTTCCAAACACGCCACCCTGACTCTTCAACGCACTCCACCCCACAAGGCTCGCAGCTCCTCCCCGGTTCCAGCAAGAGCTTATGCAAGGCAGAAATGGGGAAATAAACGCAGTCCGCCCACTTTGCCAACGGACTACATATCCCGACATCCTCGGCTTTACGCAGGCGCACCGAGCTCAACGTGCCTGCTGCTGGAAAAGTGTGTCACTGGGGCACGAGGCGCTCCCTGGGATCACATGGTACCTGCTCCAGTGCCGCGTGCGGCCCGGGAACCCTGGGTTGCTGGCGCCTGCGCAGAGCCCTCTGTCCCAGGGAAAAAGGCTGGGGCAAAAGGCGGCTGAGATTGGCAGAGTGAAATATTGCTGCCGAGGGAACGTAGCAGGGCACACGTCTCGCTTCTTTGCGCCTGGGTGCCCTGTTTCTCCCCATCACCTACTTACTTCCTGACTGCAGCCTCTCTCCCTGTGGGACTTTTGCACAAGGAGCTCCAGATTCGATACCCTGCAGCGCTGCGGAGTCGTCAGGCAGTGGCACCCCGTGCACTGCAGAGACCCGACCCTCCTTGCTACATTCTAGCCAGGAGTACTGCAGGCTGATTCCCTCCGTCCCCTTCCCCCACACTCTCTGCTCTTCCCATGCAAAACAGACCTCGGTGCCTCAGCGTTCTACCCTTCTTCAGGGCTGCAGTCCTGCCCCGCCAAGACCTTGCTGCAGAGTGCCTCGGATCCTGATCGTGAGCCGCGGGGGTCCACTCCCCGCCCTCGGCCAGTGCCCAGGGGGCGACAGCTGCAACTGTAACCTCCAGTTGTGTCAAGGTCCAGTTTGAATGACCGCTGTCAGCCAGTGAAGACATGACGACCCTGGACTCGAACAACAACACAGGTACTAAGATTCCTTTGCTACCATCATTCTTTCTATGTCACTGTCTCCTCTCCTCTATGCCTTGGAACAAGAGGAACTTTGAAAGGGACTGGGGACTCCCTTGGTCAGGGGATTTGCTAGTGATGGACATGGGGCTGGGATTTCCACAGCGGGTTGTTCGGCCTGGGAATGCGCCCGGAAACGCCCCACCGTCACCCTTCAGACTCCCAAAGCTCCCTTTAGCTAGGACTCAGATCCCGGGGAAGGAGGGAATGGAGAGAGTGGGTACGTGTGGTGAGATGAACAGTTTAGAGTAACTAGGAGTTTTGGAGCAGTGCCCTGAAACGCCCCCATCTATCCTCCCGCTGCAGTTGTGGCATGCCTGGACTTTTCGGAAAGAGGACCCCCTCTTTACAATCTTCCTCTTCCTCAGAGTCCGCAGGAACTTGAGAAGCAGAGGGGCGACTCGGGTTCCAGGCAGGAGGGACTGGGGAAATGGGTCGGATCTCATTGGGGAACCCTCAGTGACAGTAGGGAGTGGCACTTGAGGAGCCCCAAGAGTGGTGCTGTGCCCCAGGGAGGACACCCAGAGCGCCCAGGCAGCCGGGAGCGCTCACATGGCTGCAGAGCCGGGCCCACGTGCTGCGTTTGTTTTCATTCAGCAGAAGCCGTGGCCGCCACCCCATTGGTGGGTGCCTCCCGGCCCCGTTACATAATGAGCTCCGCCCCCCGGTTGCCCCGGCAACGCGTGATTTTCCCCCCTCCGCCTCTTCTCCTCCCTTTGTAGTCCCGACCCAGCCGGTGTTAGAAGCTCAGCCCAAGACCCCGACCCGGGACTCCTAGGAGGGGCGGAACGGGGGCGGGGCTACTGCTCCCGATTGACGGAAGTGGAGGGGGCGGAGCCTCGGGTACTGGGGTTCCTCGTTGGGGAGCCACGTGCAAGAGTCACACGTGGAGCTGGGACGTGAGGCCGGCTGAGGGCCCGGCTCCTGCCCCGCCCCGCCGAGATCTGGGTGAAGCTGGGCTGACTCACCGCCCCCGCCTGCCTCCTTTTCCTGTCCGCTTGTCGGAGGGGGGCCCCCCTTCGCCATAACCGATGCAGAGTAAGACGGAGTCATCCCTGACCTCTCGTGGCCTCATGTTTACACTCCTCAAAGAGACCTCACATCTAGCTTTCTCCTCACTCCTTTTCAATTTATTGTCCTTGCACCTACTTCACCTTACCGCCTTTAGAGTCAGCTTCTCCACAATACAAATTCCTTCTGTTCCCCAGCATCTCTTTTCTTAGTCCTGCCAACACTCTTACCCCTTCCCCCACGAAACAAGACGCAGCTTGCCTCctaaggacttccccagtgggtaaaaaatctccctgcaatgcaggagaccagggttcaatccctgggtggtgaagataccctggagaaggaaatggcaactactccagtattcttgcctgggaaatcccatggacagaggagcgtggtgggggacttcagtccatgggatcacacgaCTTAGGgaataaaccaccaccacgaaAACAACTAGATATCAGAAACATAGCTGAAAGGATATAAagtctcttttcatctttcttttctcttccccactGAAAGTAAAACTGGGGCTCTGAGAAGGGAGTTGATTTCCTCTAGATCACAAATCAAGTTGTTGGTGGTAGATCTAGATCTAAAACCAGACTCTCTTGAATGTGCCCCTCCTTCCAGGTTGGAAGTCTCTTTGGATGAAAGTCTTACTTCCTTTTGGGGGATGGCTGAACTAGGTCAGGTTCATTTACCACCAGATAAATATCCCATCCCCCCACCTCAACCCTGAAACTGTAGGAGCTGATCTGTTGTGCAACTGTTTTACAGGGAACTGGGTTCACCCTGACCAACCTTGAGCTATTTTAGGGTGGCCCTGCCCAACTTAGTGTGTGTCAGTGGGTGAGCAAGACATGCCTCTGTAGACACGGTGGCATGGCCTGTGTCGGCTCACACGTGTCCTGGGatcctcccttctcccaccccaccGATGGCAAGCCAAGCGAGGTACTTGGCCAAAGGTGTGGCAGACAGGTCGCTTTTTTATCCTGCTAATGCAATGGGAACTCGGCCATCTGGTTGGCAATATAACTAGAGGGTCAAAGTCCCTGAATGGTTTAGAGAGCCAAGGTCATTGTCACCAGGCGGAGAGATCTAGAAGGGGGAATTCCAAAGCTTTAGGCTGGACAGTTTGTTCTTCACTTCCACCTCCTGCAGCTCATACTGTTAAGCCCTTCCTGGATTCAGAGATAGAGCCTATTCTGACTCTTGATTTTGGAGGCCAGGGGAACAGTACCTTTGGAGATGATGTCTTTCAGTTTTGAGAGAATGTAATTGTTTTATTCTTGTAAGACCTCTGTTCTCCTCACTGTTGGCTAGCTGCCCCTCCATGGTCTCATCCCTGGAATGGTGTTGGTATTAAAATTGGCAGCTGGGCTGTTTTTCTTGAAGCTTGTGCATTATGAATGGTTTTCAGCTGCTCTTCCATCCCCAGGTCAGCTGCTGACAATTAAGTCATTAGCTGCGTTTGATACTCTAAAGGAAGGCATccagggcggggggggggggagcagTACATATGTGAGATGGCCACAGAGCATCACAGAGGTCATGCCTCTAGGGAGGTACCTCACACGCAAGGCAGACGCAGAATGTACCTGCCAAGAGTTGCAGGGGTTGGATGGCCATGTCTGGTTTATGTTGGGGAATTGCTTATTGTGGCTCTTCTGGGGACTCCAAGAGTAGGGGTGCCACATGGTTAACTTCTGAGTGCCCAACAGTTGACACCCCTTTCCCTTGTGTTCTCCTGCCAGGTGGCGTCATCACCTATATTGGCTCCAGTGGCTCCTCCCCAAACCGCACCAGCCCTGAATCCCTATACAGTGACAGCTCGAATGGCAGCTTCCAGTCCCTGACCCAAGGTTGCCCCACCTACTTCCCACCATCACCCACTGGCTCCCTCACCCAGGACCCAGCTCGCTCTTTTGGGAGCATTCCGCCCAGCTTGGGTGATGATGGTTCTCcttcttcttcatcttcctcGTCGTCATCGTCGTCTTCTTCCTTCTATAATGGGAGCCCCCCAGGGGGTCTACAGGTGGCCCTGGAAGACAGTAACCGAGTGTCTCCCAGCAAGAGCACCAGCAACATCACCAGTGAGTCAGTTTCCAGCTGATTTGGGGGAAGGGAAGGTGTCCAGGTCTAGGTGGGGAGTTGATCTTCATGTGGCAGTTATTCCAGGGCCTACTCAGGCCTCGGGGATTTCTCCTAGAGTTGCACCAGCTGCTGTTGGCCCCGTCTGGTCATCCAAATGCCCCCTAGATACTGAAGTTCCTCCTCAGCTCTTCACCCCACCCAGTCTCCAGCCCAGAAAACCTCCAGCTCTCTGGCCACTCAGAAACCCCCGTTTACCTGCCTCCCCTCTCTTCCATTCAGAGCTGAATGGCATGGTGTTGCTGTGTAAGGTGTGTGGGGACGTGGCTTCGGGCTTCCACTATGGCGTGCATGCCTGCGAGGGCTGCAAGGTGAggcaaggaggagggaagggcaggggcAGGTGACCCTCTCACACAGGACACATCTTGGCCTGGACCAAGATGCTCACTCGCTGCCCTGCTCCACAGGGCTTTTTCCGTCGGAGCATCCAGCAGAACATCCAGTACAAAAGGTGTCTGAAAAATGAGAACTGCTCCATCGTCCGCATCAATCGTAACCGCTGCCAGCAATGCCGCTTCAAGAAGTGTCTCTCCGTGGGCATGTCTCGAGATGGTGAGGCAGCACCATGGCCCCGCCAGCTTCCCCGCACCTTCCCCCTTTCTTCCACTCGAGGTTTCTGAATTAGTCCCTCCCTTAAAAAGTCCCAAGACTGTGTGTCTCATTTGCAGAGGGGGTGGCCATATTTCATCAGGGCTTGGGTAAACACACACTTCTTTCCCAGTTAGTTCCTCTGGTCCCCTCCTACCACAAGCCCTGCTTAGAAAACCCCCTTCATGGGTGTGGCCTTCTGGGTTTTAGTTTTGATATGGAACCCCAAGTCCTTGGGGGCTTGCCCTttcaggaggaaggaagagaaacatgTGAGTGTGCGTGAGAACTTCCTGACACTGCTCTCATCCTGTCACAGCTGTGCGTTTTGGGCGCATCCCCAAACGGGAGAAGCAGCGGATGCTGGCCGAGATGCAGAGTGCCATGAACCTGGCCAACAACCAGCTGAGCAGCCAGTGCCCACTGGAGACCCCACCCACCCAGCACCCCAACCCGGGCCCCATGGGCCCCTCaccgcccccagcccctgccccctcacccctGGTGGGCTTCTCCCAGTTCCCACAGCAGCTGACGCCTCCTCGATCCCCAAGTCCTGAGCCCACAGTGGAGGATGTGATATCCCAGGTAGCCCGGGCCCACCGTGAGATCTTCACCTATGCCCATGACAAACTGGGCACCTCACCTGGCAACTTCAATGCCAACCATGCCTCGGGCAACCGTCCGGCCACCACCCCACATCGCTGGGAAAGTCAGGGCTGCCCGCCTGCCAATGACAACATCATGGCCGCCCAGCGTCACAATGAGGCCCTGAACAGTTTACGCCAGGCTTCCTCCTCCTACCCTCCCCCTTGGCCCCCCGGCGCTGCCCACCACAGCTGCCACCAGCCCAACAGCAATGGGCACCGTCTGTGCCCCACCCACGTGTACCCAGCCCCCGAAGGCGAAGCCCCTGTCAACAGTCCGCGGCAGGGCAACTCCAAGAACATTCTGCTGGTGAGGGCACTGGGGGtgaggtgggcagggggctggggagaaCGGATTGAGCACAGGGTCGCTGGGTGTGTATGGAGGCTAAGTGCAGAGAGGATGTTCAGTCCTGCAGGAGGGGctctgcctgggaaaccctgatCTCCACCTGGCATTTGATTGCTGCTTTACCTGAAAGACCCATGCTCCAAGGCCACAATGCTAACCCAGGCAGAATCTGGGGCCCAGCCCTgctagggaagcccatctgagCTGGCCTGGCTCATACTCCCCTCCCCAAatccttcccttttccaggcaTGTCCCATGAACATGTACCCGCATGGACGCAGTGGGCGAACTgtgcaggagatctgggaggACTTCTCCATGAGCTTCACGCCCGCTGTGCGGGAGGTGGTAGAGTTTGCCAAGCACATCCCCGGCTTCCGTGATCTTTCTCAGCACGACCAGGTCACCCTGCTTAAGGCTGGCACCTTTGAGGTGAGTGACCATTTGGGCTCCCTGCTCTCGACCTTGGGAAGGAGCCAGCAGAATGGGGgtctggggtgggcaggggccacCTTACTCTTGAGTGATTAGGAAGGGGCAGAATCCCACCCAGTCCTGCCTGTGGATGGCCGGAACTTATGTCATCTCAAACGGGGTCTAATCACATCCTGCTACCGTAAAATAACACTTCAGAGTACAGCGCTACCCCCCGTTCTAGGCATGAGCGGATTCACTTTGGCGAAGggccttgcccagggtcacagggaGTGACAAGGCTGAGACTCAGATTCAGGCCCGCTGGATTCCAATGCCAGTGGGATGTTCCCCATCCTTCCACCCGCTCCGCCTCACTGACCACTCAGAAACTAGCCCTGGTCTTGACTGAGAAATCCAAGGCAGCACCTGTAACCCCTTCAGAAAAGGGTAGGGGTGATTTGGCAAGTCTTCCGCCCCACCCAGGACGACTGTCCCCGCTTCAGGTGCTGATGGTGCGCTTTGCGTCGCTGTTCAACGTGAAGGACCAGACGGTGATGTTCCTGAGCCGCACCACCTACAGCCTGCAGGAGCTCGGCGCCATGGGCATGGGGGACCTGCTCAATGCCATGTTCGACTTCAGCGAGAAGCTCAACTCCCTGGCGCTTACCGAGGAGGAGCTGGGCCTCTTCACCGCGGTGGTGCTCGTCTCTGCAGGTAGGTCAGGCTCTCGCCTGAGCCTGACCGGGGAGGAGGCGGACGCAGTTCGATTCAACACACCTTTTATGGAGTACCTACTCTAGGCCAGGCCCTGCACTGGGCACTGGAGATACAGACATGATTCAGACACAGTCTAGCTCAGGAGACAGACTCATGCCCGACTAATTATAAAACAGTGAGATAAGTGTCACAGTAGAAGCATGAACCAAGGGCTTTGGGAGCACACACAACTATTTCTGCCTGGGGAGCTGGGGAAGGAGGTGACACTCGGGTGGGGCCTCAAAGGACAAGCAGAGATACTGCCAGGCAGAGGAGGGGGGAAGGGCGTCCCAGGCAGAAGGAACCACAGAGCAGCGGGGGAGCCAGGGCCCTGTTGGGCCTGTTCAGGGAAGGAGAGTGGCCTGGTGGGGCGGGAGGGGGGCCGGCCTTGCTGAGCCTGGGCTCCTGGTTTGCAGGCATCTCCTGCTTTCGGGTCAGGGCCTGGGAGAGGGCGTTATGTTCCCCCTCCCGCCCCTTCCCCGTCGGCCCTCTGAGGGGCTTCAGGGGGAGGCTGCGTGGCCACCGCTGCATCCTCGCAGACCTCcgcgtcctcctcctcctcgtcagAGTCGGAGGAGCTCAGGGAGTCTGCCTCACTGCTGTCGTCTTCCCCACAGACCGCTCGGGAATGGAGAATTCCGCTTCGGTGGAGCAGCTCCAGGAGACGCTGCTGCGGGCTCTTCGGGCTCTGGTGCTGAAGAACCGGCCCTCGGAGACTTCCCGCTTCACCAAGCTGCTGCTCAAGCTGCCGGACCTGCGGACCCTGAACAACATGCACTCCGAGAAGCTGCTGTCCTTCCGGGTGGACGCCCAGTGACCCGCCCGGCCGGCCTTCCGCCGCTGCCCCCTTGTACAGAATCGAACTCTGCACTTCTCTCTCCTTTACGAGAcgaaaaggaaaagcaaaccagaatcttatttatattgttataaaatattccAAGATGAGCCTCTGGCCCCCCCGAGCCTTCTTGTAAatacctgcctccctcccccatcactgcacctccccagcctcccctatTTAAACcactctccccccaccccgctcTTTCTCTCTAGCCCCCCGATCTGTTCTATTCCTGTCTCAAATCCAATAGTTCACAGCTGAGCTGGCTTCTGTGGTGTGTGCTCGttctgtggggagggggagggggtggtggaaATATGGCCAAGGCTGGGGGCACACCTCTCCATCTGGTCAGTTTGGGGGTGGGTACTCTGCCAGCAGATGGGAGGATACAGGGAAACAGCACGCAAGTCTAAGGGGGGGGGGTGCCCAAGGGGGTTATTTTCatcatatatttattacataaatatatagtaaaatagaCGAGCAACAATTACcataaaaatatctttctttaaaatcctGACCCAAAACACAACGGGGTGAAAAATCGCACATAACAGACACACTGATTGTCAACGTGGGGCAGGAGTAGGAGCCCCCAGGTCACCCCTACTGGCCCCAACCCCTCCCTGGGGAAGGGACCTACCGCCTTCCCTGTTTCTGGccacagcccccctccccccaccccagcaccagCTTCTCATACATTCAGTAGCGCCTGCAGGGAAgtgtccccctcctcccacccaggaGCTCCCAGGGCAGGAGTTGCTGTCCCCCTTCTGGACGGTGTCTGTGTCACACGCCCCGCCCTCTCCCAGCCCTGTAGACCCGCCGCCAGAGGAAGGGGTAGGggctcctccacccccaccctccccaggtctgagcagggaggaggctggatGAGGTATGTGTGTTATGAGTGATGGGAGGGGGAATACTGAGATGGAGAGgcgggtggtgggggcggggtagTGGTCATGGCTCTGGCACCCCCTTGTCCTGGCCTGGCCCCCTCCTCCTTGTcccagcagcccctcctcccacaAATACTGCACCTGCTGCCCCCACTCTGCCTGCCCTAGCGCCCCGGGCCAATACTGGGGAAGGCAGGCTGAGCACCCACATCAAGGCCATCCCCCTCATTAGCACCAATGGCCCCCAGAAGAGGGCCCTGTCCCCCACTTCCAAAGCAGGGACTGGGACGGCTGGCTGCCCGTCTAGAGCAGGTGCGTGGCACTCCTGagtcccccagctcctcccccacCACGTGTACTTGCTCACACATTCACacagagaaaaacacacacacacacacacaccccacctcacTGAGAGTGGGGGGAGGGGTCAGGGGTTACGGAGAGGAGTGGGGGATCACAGCTCATATGActgggcgggggtgggtgggtagggaGGGTTTCCCAAGTGCCTGCAAGAGGCCAAGCCTTTTGGAGGCCTTTTCTCCACCATGTGCATGGCTGAGAATGGGAATGGAGACGTGGCGGTGGGGATGCAGGGACGGGGAGACAGCAGACAGGTCAGGAATtccactgggcccccaggggtggggggagggtatGAGAGGGCTTATCCATGGGACTGGAATAATACAGGAATCAGGACCCCAGAAGAGAGATGGGGATTGAGACAGACAAAGACGGCACGGGCAGCCCAGGAGCCCGAGGGGCGGGGCAGGCGCAAGCACAGGTGCACTGCCTTTCAGGCCTCCAGCCCCAGCGGAGCGCCTG
This portion of the Bubalus bubalis isolate 160015118507 breed Murrah chromosome 3, NDDB_SH_1, whole genome shotgun sequence genome encodes:
- the NR1D1 gene encoding nuclear receptor subfamily 1 group D member 1 isoform X1; this translates as MTTLDSNNNTGGVITYIGSSGSSPNRTSPESLYSDSSNGSFQSLTQGCPTYFPPSPTGSLTQDPARSFGSIPPSLGDDGSPSSSSSSSSSSSSSFYNGSPPGGLQVALEDSNRVSPSKSTSNITKLNGMVLLCKVCGDVASGFHYGVHACEGCKGFFRRSIQQNIQYKRCLKNENCSIVRINRNRCQQCRFKKCLSVGMSRDAVRFGRIPKREKQRMLAEMQSAMNLANNQLSSQCPLETPPTQHPNPGPMGPSPPPAPAPSPLVGFSQFPQQLTPPRSPSPEPTVEDVISQVARAHREIFTYAHDKLGTSPGNFNANHASGNRPATTPHRWESQGCPPANDNIMAAQRHNEALNSLRQASSSYPPPWPPGAAHHSCHQPNSNGHRLCPTHVYPAPEGEAPVNSPRQGNSKNILLACPMNMYPHGRSGRTVQEIWEDFSMSFTPAVREVVEFAKHIPGFRDLSQHDQVTLLKAGTFEVLMVRFASLFNVKDQTVMFLSRTTYSLQELGAMGMGDLLNAMFDFSEKLNSLALTEEELGLFTAVVLVSADRSGMENSASVEQLQETLLRALRALVLKNRPSETSRFTKLLLKLPDLRTLNNMHSEKLLSFRVDAQ
- the NR1D1 gene encoding nuclear receptor subfamily 1 group D member 1 isoform X2, with product MQSGVITYIGSSGSSPNRTSPESLYSDSSNGSFQSLTQGCPTYFPPSPTGSLTQDPARSFGSIPPSLGDDGSPSSSSSSSSSSSSSFYNGSPPGGLQVALEDSNRVSPSKSTSNITKLNGMVLLCKVCGDVASGFHYGVHACEGCKGFFRRSIQQNIQYKRCLKNENCSIVRINRNRCQQCRFKKCLSVGMSRDAVRFGRIPKREKQRMLAEMQSAMNLANNQLSSQCPLETPPTQHPNPGPMGPSPPPAPAPSPLVGFSQFPQQLTPPRSPSPEPTVEDVISQVARAHREIFTYAHDKLGTSPGNFNANHASGNRPATTPHRWESQGCPPANDNIMAAQRHNEALNSLRQASSSYPPPWPPGAAHHSCHQPNSNGHRLCPTHVYPAPEGEAPVNSPRQGNSKNILLACPMNMYPHGRSGRTVQEIWEDFSMSFTPAVREVVEFAKHIPGFRDLSQHDQVTLLKAGTFEVLMVRFASLFNVKDQTVMFLSRTTYSLQELGAMGMGDLLNAMFDFSEKLNSLALTEEELGLFTAVVLVSADRSGMENSASVEQLQETLLRALRALVLKNRPSETSRFTKLLLKLPDLRTLNNMHSEKLLSFRVDAQ